The stretch of DNA GTCGACCGACCGTCGTCTCGAGGCCGAACTGGGCGGCATTCTTCTCGGAGGCGGTCATGACATCCCGACGGCATGCATCCTGGCGTAACGCGAAACGCAACATGTCATCCCCCCGACGTTCCAGGACGGCCGCCTGAAAATGGAGGAGTTTGTCATGCAGTGATATGTCCGGCACACGTGAGAGCAAGGCCTCGAAATGCGGCTCGCATAATCCAGCACGGTCCTCAAATTTCGCCCGACCATCTTCAAGATCCACCGCGAATTTAGACAGGAAATCAGCCGCGCGACGCGCGGCGACATCACAGGCCGGGCACGTCGCTCGTTCCACTAGCAAAAGACTGTCACCGCTATGGTTGATCTGCTCTTCGGCCCTTTGACGTAGGCGTTGCGCTTTCTGCAGCAACAGCGGGCCGAACGCTGTGCAGACTTCGCGTGGCGCGGCCAAATTACTAAAGGCCCGTGCATGGTCCGGACAAAGTCCACCGGCAGACAGAAAGTTGTCCCGTGTTGGCGCATGGATGCGCAAATTATGCTGCAACGCTGTCAGATAATGGAACACGCTGCGCTCGACGTGTTCGCATATGGCGCATCCCGGCAGATCGTCCGGCAGAGTGGGGTGCCCGATCGGGAGACCTGTCTCGTCATCCTGGTCATGGGCAATACAGGCGCGGAGTGACATCAGGCGCGCCTGCGCCGCGTCAGTACCATCGCCAGTTTCTTCGTCCAATGCGGCGCCGATCCTGTCGCACATGGATTGGAGAAACACGCTCTGACGATCGTGGAGCAGGAAATCTATCAGGCTGCGTTCCAGCGGCAAGACTCCGGAAACTTCCAAGGCAGCGTTGTCATGGCGGAGCCGCGCCACCAACGCTTCACGCGCGGTCAGCGCAAAGATCGGCGTCTGCGGATCGAAGCCCGCATCAGTAATGGCGGTTCGAAACTGCCGGGTGATGAGATCATGATCAATCCGATGGGCAAGATCGGCTTTGTTCAATACCGCGAACAAGGGCCGTCCGCTTCGATGAATCTCCGAGAGCAGGGCTGTCTCGTCTGCCGTCACCGTCCCGTCAAAACCCGAGACCAGGATGAACGCGTCGATTTGTTCGAGAAAGGCTTGTGTCGTGTGCGTATTGGCACGGATCCGCGATCCCAGGCCGGGCGTATCGACAAATCGAAAGCCTTGCCGCAAGATCTCTGCGGGAAGCTGGATTTCCGCCTCCGCGACCCGGCGCACGTTGCCGGGATTGCCGCGTTCGGTAATATAATCCGTCAGCCGGGAGAGCGGGATGTCCTCGATGAGCGATGTTCCCGCAAAGCGCAACACCGCCTGGGCAACAGACCCATAAACCACGCTGGTGATCACGGACGTCAAAGGCTCGCGACCCATCGGCAGCCGGTCGGTGCCCATCATCGCGTTCATGAGAGTCGATTTGCCGCGGCTGTATCGACCGACGACCGCGAGGTTGAAGCGATCTTCGGACAGGCGTTCAAAAAGCTCACGGTTGCGCAAGGCGTGCTCCGAATGCCAAGGCACTGCGCGAAGCACATCCGCCAGTTGGTATTTGTAGTTTTGATAGCGGCGAATGTTCATGGTTCGCCGCTCCAGTTCCGCGCCAGCGTGTCTGAACACCGGCATACATGTCCGAAGGGATCGTGGGTCGGCACGCGCGCGCGGATGGACGACCACGCGCTCACGTGGACGCTCCCCCTGGATGCAGATGCCCGCACTCGTTGATATGCTGCACGAGCCAGCCCGCGCCTTTCGCCTCGAACGCGCTGATCCCGCAAGGATCCGATCGAAAATGCCAGTATCGGCGCAGAGGAAGTTCGAGGATCGAGAGAATGACCACCCGGATGATACTGTCGTGCGTTACGACAATAATCGTGCCGTCTGCCGATGCAACGATCGGGGATAACGCTGTCATGACCCTGACGGCGACCGCATCCAGCGTGTCTCCGTCTGGAATGACCGCGATATCCGGTGTCGTCATCCAGGCGTCATAGGCTTTCGGATCGGCGCTTTGAACTTCTTCGTGCGAACGGCCCTGCCAGGCGCCGTAGTTCATATCGGTCAGTTCAGGAAGCAGGATCGGCGACAGCCCATGCGGCCTGGCAAGGCAGGATGCCGTATCGGAGCATCGCCCGAGCGGGCTGGAAAGAACCGTTTTGACATCGTCCAGAGAGGCCAGATAGCGCCCGGTCAAACGCGCTTGCTGTTGGCCAGCCTCCGTCAGCGCCAGTTCCTGCGTGCCGCGGAAGGTTGGTGGCGCAATACCCGGCACGGCGCCATGACGGACAAGAACAAGACGACACGTCGTCTCTGGCGCTTTCAATACTGGCGAACGATGATCCTGAGACATCACATACTCCTATCGCCTGCGGCCTGCGCAATCGAATAGGAGTCATCAGCCCTACGGGCGGTTACAAGGAGGAACCCCATCTCCTTTGTCTCGTCCGCGACGGTAGTCGTCTGCCCGCATCGACGTCAAGAAGAAAGATCACCTGTCAAGAGTTCTTGGCAATGGAATAATGGAATATTCGAGAGCCTTGACCACGCTCTGGACTGATCTTGGGACGCCGCCGGGACGGTCATGCGATACTGAGTCGACGTTCTGCTGAACCGCTGGAGCTATACGGTTCCCTGGGGCACGATCATCATCAACGTCCCGCGTTCCTTCGCCATTGCGTTCTTCGGCACCGCGGCACTGGCCGGTGGCCGCTTTCCGGCCGCTGATGTCGTCCGACTCGTTTTCATGGTGGGCATTTGCGGCGGGTATACGACGCTTTCGTCGTTCAGCCGGCAAACACTCGATCTGCTGCGCAACGGCGCATCAGGCCGGGCAGTAATCAATATCGGTCTCTCGGTGTTTCTCTGCATTCTCGCCGCCGCCATCGGCTTCTGGAGTGCCGAGGCCATGACCCGGAACGTTCCGAACCCCACTCCTATTGGACTTGTGACGATTTTGTTCCGGTGCATTGAGCGTTTTAAGCTTGATCAGGAGAGGCACGAGATCATGGCTGTGAAACAAACGAAAGAATTTCGCCGTGAGGCGGTGAGGATTGCCCTGAACAGCGGTCTGTCCCGCAAGCGGGTGGCAACTGATCTGGGGATTGGCAAATCGACGCTGGGACATTGGGTTTCGCAGTATCGAACCGCCGATCTGTCAACACCTGAACCACAGGCAGACCTGGCCCGTGAGAACGAGCGTTTGCGCCTTGAGAACCGCGTCCTGCGGGAGGAGAGGAAAATCTTAAAAAAGGCCACGCAGTTCTTCGCGAGACAAAAGCCATGAGGTTCGCCTTCATCTGTGAGCATCGTGACCGCTGGTCCATCGACAGACTGTGTCGGGTTTTGCGAGTCTCCACACGCGGCTATCGCGCCTGGATTTCCAGACCCGTTTGCCAACGTCAGCGCACCGACCTGAAGGTCCTGGCGCATATCCGGGAGCATTATGCCCTGAGCAATCAAACCTATGGCCGTCCCCGGATGACCGCGGAACTCAAAGAGGCGGGGCTCAATGTCGGTGAGCGTCGCGTCGGACGGCTGATGAAAGTCAACGGCATCCGTCCTGTGCGCACACGCCGGCATAAAGTCACGACCGACAGTCGGCACGCTCTCGCTTTCGCGGATAATGTTATAAACGGTAATTTCCTGGCCAACGCCCCTAATCGGAAATGGGCTGGTGACATCAGCTACATTTGGACCAACGAAGGCTGGCTTTATCTGGCCGTCGTCATCGACCTGTTCAGTCGTCGCGTCATCGGCTGGGTGGCAAGTGACCGGATGAAAAAGGATATCGCCATCCGGGCGCTCGAAATGGCAGTACGTCTGCGCAATCCGTCGCCCGGATGCGTCTTCCACTCTGATCGTGGCAGCCAATATTGCTCACACGATTTCCAGAAGAAACTGACGGAATGCAGGATGGTGCCATCCATGTCCGGCAAGGAAAACTGCTTCGATAATGCCGCCGTCGAAACCTTCTTCAAAACTCTGAAGGCTGAATTGCTCTGGCGACAGATCTGGCCAACGCGGCGGCAGGCAACCGCCGTCATCTTCCAATACATCAACGGATTTTATAATCCGCAGCGGCGCCATTCATACCTCGGCAGCATTAGAACGCTCGCTTTCGAGGCCAAAGTCGCCTAACAAGATCACATGTCGGCACAAAACCGTCGCAAGTCCAGCATAGTTAGGCACACACGCTACATCGCTGTGACGGCTTCAGAATTTCTGTCATGAGAAACCTGCAACACCCAATCCCAACCTTGACACTTCATCTCGACGCAAGGTCAGAATCTCCACACCGCTTTTTGTAACTGCAACAGTATGTTCGAACTGGGCGGAGAGCTTTCGGTCTTTGGTCACGACTGTCCAGCCGTCGTCTTTGGTCATAACCAACCGCGTACCCTGATTGATCATGGGCTCTATGGTAAAAACCATCCCTTCCTTGAGTGCTGGGCCTGCTCCTCGCTTTCCGAAATTAAGCACTTGCGGTTCTTCATGCATCTCGCGACCGATCTGTTTAGTCCCGGGATTTGATGGATTGGATTAATGATGAATCTTTCTGGCTCTGAAGTCCAGATTTTGCAGACATATTCGTAAGGTGTGAGCCCATTGAGGGTCTTGAGCCTTCGCCCGAAATTATACGCTGCCATGAAGTCGTTGAGGTGGATCTTCAACTGCTCATGGCTGTCGTCATGGAAGCGTTTGACGGTTGCTTCCTTGATGGTCCGGTTCATCCGCTCAACCTGACCGTTCGTCCAGGGATGGTTTGGTTTCGTGAGACGGTGTTCGATCCCGTGGGCTTCGCAGATCATGTCGAAGCGCATGGGACGCGACCAGGCCGTATTGCGATTACGGGGTTGGTCAGCGAACTGAATCCCATAGCACATCGGGAAGCTCTTTTGCAGAGTTCACCTATCTGGCCTTAAGGCCAGATAGGTGGCCACGGACCGGGCGATATGTCTCCACAATGATGGTGTCCAGCCACACAGGGGAGATAACCGGCCGTGACCAGACCCAACCCTACACCGACAACAGCTGTTCTCGTCGCTATCGATGTTGCCAAATCACGCAATGAAGTCTTGATTGAGGTGCCCGGTAATCGACGGCGTCGACGCCTGACTGTGGCCAACACGCGCACAGAACATGACCGTTTCATTGCAGAACTGCAGGCCCTGGCACCGCGGCCGGTCATTGTTGGCTTCGAACCGACCGGACATTATCATCGTCCGCTGGCCTGGCGCCTCGTGCAGGCCGGGTTTGATGCACGCCTGATTTCTTCGGTCGCTCTGGCCCGCACGCGAGAGGCGCTGCACAACGGCTGGGACAAGAATGACCCCAAGGATGCACAGGTCATCCTGCACATGCTCCAGATTGGCGCAGCCAAACCATATCATGATCCTCTTGCCAACGAGATCAACAACATTCAGGAATTGTCCGTTACCCATGAAGTGATTTCCCGTGCCAAAACCGAGGTCCAGCACCGGATCCTTACCCACTATCTGCCTCTCTATTTTCCGGAAATTGAGCGCTTCAAGGGCAACACGCGCAGCGACTGGTTCTTTGCCCTCCTTGAGCAATTTCCTGTTCCAGCTGCTATTACCGCGCTCAGCAAGGAGGCGTTTGTTGCTGCCGCCTGGAGTGTTGTTGGGCGCAAGGTCAGTAAATCTCGTCTTCTGGGTGATATCTGGGAAACAGCTCATAGATCGATTGCGCTGCCTGTTTCTCCGGATGCCCCAGCGATCGAGATGTTCCGGGTCGTCCTAGGCGAGGCGCGAAGGCTGATCGCGCAACGTGATGCGATCGAGGAAGCTGCGATTGACCTACTCGGCGATCACAGCGACTTTCAACGCTTGCAGCAGGTGCCGGGGATCGGGCCAATCCATGCCCTGACGATTCTTGCCGAGGCAGGCGACCTGCGGCGATTTCGTCATCACCGGCAATTTCTGAAATTCTGTGGTCTTGACCTGTCAACCTATCAGTCAGGCCAATATCGCGGCAAAACCAAGCTGTCCAAACGCGGCAACGCGCGTCTGCGACGGACACTGTGGATGGCGGCACAGGTCGCCATTCGCCAGCGTGAGAACAGCTTCCGTGACAAGTTCGACCGCTATGTGGCCAGGGACCGGCATGATCCGGACCTGCGCCGCAAGGCGTTCACAGCCATCACCGCAAAGATGGGGCGCGTTGTGCACGCGATCATCAAACGCGGTGACGATTACCGGCCTTTCGTCGAAGGGCCGGTGCCAGGTGGAGGAACCCCTCTCTATTGGTGCCATGAGGGCGCATCTGCGACCCTGTAGATAATGTTAGGGTCTTCCACCTGGGTTTTCGCATCCCATCTTCAGGACGGTTAGGGCCACGGCACCAACATGCCGCACTGGACCCTGTGTTTGCTATGGCCGGGAGCGCCCTTATTTTGCGGTGGAGACCGCCTGGTTTTTGCTTGCAGTATTTTTCAACGACAGTGCAAACTGCCGATGGAGACGTGTTGCCAAATCGACCGGATGCTTCCCGATATAGGACGTTATCTGGCGCGACTGGGTCTTCCCGTGCCGGGACAGAATGTTCGGCTTTTTCTGGTCGACAATATCTATACGCATTTCGAGCGGGAAGAGAACGCGCAGGATCTACGCGGTAAGCTGGAGGACGACCTCGTACGGATCCACGCCGTCACGGCAGACGCCACGTCGCGCAGCCTGGTCATCATGAACGAGAGCTTCAATTCCACGACGGCGGACGATGCTGTGCAACTGTCGGCCGCCATTCTGAAATCACTGATTGAGCGCGACCTCATCTGCGTCTGCGTGACGTTTCTCGATGAAATCGCAAGCCTGTCAAAGACCATCGTCAGTATGGTCAGCACCGTCGATCCGAACCAAAACGACGTCCGCACATACAAAGTGCTCAGACGCCCATCCGACGGGCGGGTCTATGCCGCGTCGGTCGCGCATAAATATCAGGTCACAGGAGCGGATATCCGGCGGCGTCTCGGTGCGGCGCCTCGGGAAGGAGTTATCGCATCATGAAGGCGCATCTTTTGTTCCAGGATCGGGATCTCGATCTCAATGCCGGAGTTCCGCCGCAGTCCGACGCGCTGGTCAATGATTTACGACTGAGTGTCGTGTTCGACGCGATGGCGGCCGGAGACGCGGTGATTGCGAAAATCGTGCCCCATGTCGTGCTCGACACATTGATCGATGAAGATGCAATCCGATACCGACAAGAGATTGTCGCGGAAAGCCTCGGTCAGGAAGAACTTATTCGCGAACTCTATTCCCTTGCATCGGATGCTATCGAGGCCGAGCGCAAGAGCTATCTCCATGGCGGGTTTCGGTCGCCCGGCAGCATCGTATTCGAGGCGGTCGGCGTCCTGAAATTGCTGCTGGGCACGCTGATGAGGCTGCGAACGATCAGTGAAGCACGAAAGGATCAGGCGACGTCTCGTGGACTACGCGTTTTATTCGAGACGCTGTCTCGCGAACTGGACGATGCGTTCTTCGACAAGTTGCATGGTTATCTGCATGAATTGAGCCGCACGCGGATGTTGTTCACCGCGAAGTTGGGGCTCGGGAACAAGGCGATCGATTATGTCCTGCGGAAACCGCTCCCGCCTGAGGGGAACTGGCTCGCACGCGCCTTCGCGCCTCGCCCGGAAGGATATACGTATCGACTGAGCGAGCGCGATGAGGCGGGCGCCCGGGCGTTGAGCGACATCCGGGACCGAGCCCTCAATCGTGCCGCGGATGCACTGGGTCAGGGACGGGATCATGTCCTGGCGTTTCTCAATGCGTTGAGGAACGAACTGGCGTTCTATATCGGGGCGATCAACCTGCATGCGCGCCTGGTGGAACTGGGTCTGCCCACTTGTCTGCCCGAGATGCGCTCCCCTGACGATCATCAGTATTCAGCGGAAGGGCTGTATGATGTGGCGCTTGCTCTCGCCTCTGGCGAGAGTGTCGTGGGCAATGACATCGATGCGACAGGCCAGCGACAGACGGTCATCGTCACGGGGGCCAACCAGGGCGGCAAATCCACGTGTCTGCGGAGCATCGGGCTATCGTTCGTCATGGGACAGTCCGGGCTGTTTATGGGCGCGACGGCCCTGCGCACGGGGGTCGTCACCGGCGTGTTCACGCATTTCAAGCGCGAAGAGGACCGGGGGCTCGAAAGCGGAAAGTTCGACGAAGAACTGCGTCGGATGAGCGATCTGGTCGACCACCTACATCCCCATGCGGTCGTGCTGTTCAATGAGTCCTTCGCCGCGACCAACGAACGGGAAGGATCGGAGGTTTCGCGCGAAATCATCGAAGGGCTTCTGGATTCTCATGTCCGCGTGTTTTACGTCACGCATCAATATGGCTTTGCCCATCGCTTCTTCGAAGCGCATCAGGATACGGCTCTCTTCCTCCGCCCGGAGCGGCTCGGGACCGGGGAGCGGACGTTTCGCATGCAGCCCGGTGAGCCGCTGACCACCAGTTATGGTCAGGACCTCTATCGGCACATCTTCGGGCAGGATTTGCCAGCCTGGGGGGTGATGATAACCCAGGCGGCGTAGCAGGTGGCCCCTTAGTGATGTGTGAGGATCGGCAGGGTTTCGTGCGCGAGAATATCTTGTGTGGCGCCCCCAAAAAGCCATTCCAGGAAACGCGGGTGGGTATAAGCGCCCATAATCAGCAGATCCGCGTTGGCCGTGAGGGCATGTTCACGGATGTGTTCACCAGCATGACCATCGGTGACCGAGAAGCGATCGACTGCCACGGGTACGCCAGCATCTTGCAGATCCTTGATGATATCCGGGGTATTTTCGACATGCCGCCGTCCGTCTTCGCCAATCAAGAACGTTACCTGTTGTGCCGTTCTCAACAGGCGATCTGCTTGGCCCAGCACGTCCTGCAAGGCAGACGACGGCCTCCACGCGATGACCGGGCGTAACCCCACAGTGTCGAACCGCTGCAACGGTGCGATCAGCACGGTGGCTTCGGCGTCATAAAGTGCTGCTGCGAACGCTTTGTGAACTTCAGCGCGATCGTGACGGAGCGGGCGGCTCAGGACAACCAGATCAGCGCGTCCTGCCTCGATGGCTACAATTTTTCGCACATCGCCGGCGATTTCCATCCATTGCGCGCGTACCGTGCCATCATGATCCTGGATCCAGCGCGCTGCTATGTCGCGCAAGGCGTCTGATCGCTGCGTCGTCTCTTGTATGAAGGCCTCTCGTTCCGCATGCGTCGGAATGCCTTCATCGAGGGATTGAAAATCCGGATTGGTGTCCAGGCGCGGATGTAAAATGACAATGTGGCTTTCAGGCAGTCGGCTCGCGATCTCGCCAGCTGCGTGGAGCGTGTTGATCGCCGTGTTCTCTCGGTCCAAAATCGCTAGAATGAGCATTGTCGCCCTCCCATGATTTTTGAATGTGTCAAAAATTAAAAACGAGCAGGAAAGCGTCGTGCACGTCTATCCAGCATGCAAAAATCGTCAGCCTCGCGGTACTTTCCAAGGAAATTCTACATCCCGCAACGTGATTGTGAACGCGGGTTCAACTGCTATCCGTGCATCTGATTATGAGGTGGTTAGATATGATGTTTGCGGCAAGATGCCTAGCGCACCAGGAGGGCGACGCCGGTTCGATATCTGGCCGTTCTGCGCTCGATCCTTAGTATTCCGATAGTCTGGACGGCTTCTGTCATGGCACTGCTGGCGAGCTGAACCGGGCCAACGCCCTGCTCGATTTGAGGGCCGCTTTCGGGACATGGGCGACACTGAGTATACGACCGACATGAGGCGTACGCAGTCAGTCTGGTTTAGGTTACAACCCCCGGTCGGGACATTCCATACAAACAAGATTCAGGCGGCGATGCGATGTAGATCGGCATCGCCGTATATCCTGCACCCATCGCCTGCCTGATCGACCAGCCGGACCATTGCCGTTGCGACGGTCTGCGCCTGAATGGCGCCATACCGCGATAGCTTTCCTACCATGAGCGGCGCCACGACCGCTGTCAGTCGCTGGCCGACCGCTTCCATTGGTCGTGTTTCCGCCCGCTGACCCAGCAGCATGCCGGAGCGGACGATGTCCATACGTCTGAACCCTAGCGCCTCGATATCACGCTCGATCCTGCCTTTGGTCCGAAGATAAAAACCGGGGCCACCGGCTCCCACCGAAGACACGAGAATGAACTGGCGCGCGCCTAGGGCATGGGCACCCCGGGCGAAGGCGAGGACGTAGTCCTGATCGACATGGAACATGGTGGCCTGCGACCCGGCAGTGCGAATGGTCGTCCCCAGACAGGAAATCGCCACGTCAGCGCCACTCGGCGCTACGTCACGTAGCGTCATTTCGGGCGCCATGCACAGACGCTCGAAGTCGATGACATGGTCGAAACCGGGTGTTCTCCGGCGCGTCAGACTGGTGACGACGGTGTCGGGACGCGGGGCAAGACCGGCCTCGACAAAATGTCCGACGAGACCAGTCGCACCGGCCAGCAGAACGCGTGTTGTCATCAGTATGACTCTCCCTGCGTTTATCGCAGCAGAAAATTCGTGATGAACGCAGCCAGCTTTCCAAAAGGAGGCTGAAGCAGTGTTGCTGCGTTGAAGCGACCCTGTCTGTAAACACCCCGCGCATGCGTGAGTGCGATGAAGCCCTCCTTCCCGTGATACGCCCCGATGCCGCTGTCTCCCACACCGCCGAATGGCAGGTCGTCCTGTGCGATATGCAGCAGGGTACCATTAAGAGTGACGTTTCCTGACACCGTCCGGCTGAGCACCCTGTTACGGGCTGTGCCGTCATCGCCAAAATAATACAGCGCCAGAGGTCGGGGGCGTGCATTGATGAACGCAATCGCCTCATCCAGCGTGCGATAGGTCTGCACGGGCAGGACAGGGCCGAAAATCTCCTCCTGCATCGCCGCCATCTGCGGGGTCACATCCACCAGCAGAACAGGAGCAAGGACATGATCGGCAGTTGAATCGCTGCCCATCCGGATGACGCGTGCGCCCCGCGTCTCCGCATCGCGGACCAGACTGCTCAGGCGTTCGTAGTGGTGCTGGTTGAGGATGGCGGTATAATCCGCAGACCCTGCATAACCGCCCGGATAAAGCTTCTTCACTGCGGCCTGATAGGCGCTGGCGAAAGCGCCCTTATCGTTTTCGTGCAGCAGCACATAATCCGGCGCAATGCAGGTCTGTCCGGCATTGGTCAGCTTGCCGAACGCCATGCGCTCCGCCACCCGCGTCATGGAAAAGCCGGGTTCGATCACCACCGGAGACTTGCCCCCCAGTTCGAGCGTGACCGGGGTCAGGTTCCGCGCGGCAGCGACAGTCACTTTTTTCCCAACTGCCGTGCTACCGGTGAAGAGGAGATGATCGAATGGCAGCGCCGAAAACGCAGCACCCGTTTCCACTGCCCCCATCACCACCGAGACCCGCTCCGGCGGAAAGACGGCCTGGACGATTTCTCCGATCACCGCCGATGTGGCCGGTGTGAATTCCGACGGCTTGAGCATGGCGCGGTTTCCGGCGGCAATGGCAGTCGCCAGTGGCACAAGGGCGAGCGTGACCGGATAATTCCACGGTCCGATAATCCCCACCACCCCAACCGGCTGACGGACCACCCAGGCGCGACCAAAGCGGAAATAGGGAGAAACATGGCGCCACTCCCGCTTCATCCAATGCCCCACATGCCGGATCATATAGTTGATCGACTGCACCAGCGGGATCAGTTCCACGATGGCGCTTTCTCGCTCCGACCGCTGACCGAAATCAATCTTCAGGGCACGAACGATCTCTATGCGTCGCTTCAGGATTTCCGCTTTCAGACGCCACAGGTCAGCCCGACGCTGCTGCGCACCAGGCGGTCCGGCACGCAGGAACGCGGCGCGCTGGCGCTCAAGGAGACGAGACAGATCGGCGGAGGAGGTCTGCGCTGAGACAGTATCGGACATTGCGTCCTCAATGTTTACAGGAGAAACTCATGCGGGCAGGATAGAAACTCTGACGATCCACTGTCAACGAAAGTTTCTTGTGTAAACATGGACCTCACGAATGAGTGAAACGAAAGACCGCCCCTATCATCACGGCAATCTGCGCCGCGTCCTGATCGACACGGCGCTTGCCATGCTGGCCGCTGACCAGAACTGGGCCTTCACCCTGCGCGAGGTCGCCCGCCGCACCGGTGTCAGCCACGCCGCGCCCTACAAGCATTTTCGTGACCGGGAGGAGCTTCTGCGCGAACTGGCCCGGATCGGCTTTGTGCAGCTTGGGGAGGTCATGGAGGATGCGATCGTCAAGGACGCGCTGTCCATGCGCGCAAAATTCATCGCAGGGGCCGCCGCCTGTATCGCGTTCGCGGTGTTTAATCCCGGTCTTTACCGCCTGATGTTCAGTTCGGACGCCGACAAGACAGCGGACCCGCATCTGCATGACGCTGCTATGAGAATATTCCGGATTCTTCTGCAACTTCTGGAAGACGGACAACGGGACGGCAGTTTCCGGCCGGTCGCCCTCAATGCGCAGGCGGCCGCAAGCTGGGCGCAGGTGCACGGACTGGCCATGCTGGCCATTAGTGGACAGCTTCTTGAAGAGAAGGTTGGCCCGGAACCAGTTCGGGCAGCACTTGACGTGTTGCTGGATGGCGTGTGTCGCGAAAAATGACCGGAGAAGGCGGAAGCGGTCGCTTTTCACGCTTCCCACACCTACTCACCTGGTAGCACCATCCCTGGACAGCCCTCTGATCACCAGCAGCAGGGCCGCACGTTCATGGGGCGATCCAGCAACTGACATGTCCCTGATCGGATGGCATTGACTCATGCGGAAAGCATATTATGGTATTAACATTCCATAACTGATTAGGTTCACCATGGCCCGCCCGAGAGAGTTTGACGAAGACCGTGTGCTTGATGCCGCCATGGAGACCTTCTGGCGCAAGGGCTATGAGGGGACTTCGGCGCAAGACCTCGTTGACGCCACGGGCCTCGGACGCGGCAGCCTCTACGCCGCCTATGCGAACAAGCAAGGTATCTTCGAGCAGGCACTGCGGCGTTACCACAAGCGCGCGCAAGGTCATGTCGATCAGCTCCGGGAATCGGGTTCGCCTGTCGAGCACCTTCGGGAACTTATGCAGGGAATTGTCGATGCCGATCTTGGAGCATCAGAGAAACGCGGATGCCTCGCCACCAACAGCGCCATCGAGGTCGCCAGCCGCGATCCGCATATTGCCGATCTGGTGCGCGAAAATTTCAACATCCTGACGCGCGGCATCGAGGAAACGATCCGGCGCGGTCAGGACGCTGGCGAAATCCGCTCCACCACTGATGCCGAAACGCTGGCGCTTTTTGTCTTCAATGCCGTGCAGGGGCTGCGTGTGCTTACCAGCACGGCCTCCGCGCAGGATCGCGGCAAACTGACCACGATCATCGACCAGACTTTGACCGCCCTGACCTGACTCTTTTTTGGTCAGTTATGGAACGGCCATTAAACAATATCCACAACATCACAGGAGCTACCCATGACAGAGAATAATCCCCCCGTTTCAGTTGCCGTCCTCGGCACCGGCCTTATCGGAGCAGCCGTCGCCCGCAATCTCGCCCGCAAAGGATTTCATGTCCGTGCGTGGAATCGCACGGCAGAGAAGGCCCAAGTACTCACGGCCGACGGTGCGCAAGCCTTCGACAATC from Kozakia baliensis encodes:
- a CDS encoding MutS-related protein, whose translation is MKAHLLFQDRDLDLNAGVPPQSDALVNDLRLSVVFDAMAAGDAVIAKIVPHVVLDTLIDEDAIRYRQEIVAESLGQEELIRELYSLASDAIEAERKSYLHGGFRSPGSIVFEAVGVLKLLLGTLMRLRTISEARKDQATSRGLRVLFETLSRELDDAFFDKLHGYLHELSRTRMLFTAKLGLGNKAIDYVLRKPLPPEGNWLARAFAPRPEGYTYRLSERDEAGARALSDIRDRALNRAADALGQGRDHVLAFLNALRNELAFYIGAINLHARLVELGLPTCLPEMRSPDDHQYSAEGLYDVALALASGESVVGNDIDATGQRQTVIVTGANQGGKSTCLRSIGLSFVMGQSGLFMGATALRTGVVTGVFTHFKREEDRGLESGKFDEELRRMSDLVDHLHPHAVVLFNESFAATNEREGSEVSREIIEGLLDSHVRVFYVTHQYGFAHRFFEAHQDTALFLRPERLGTGERTFRMQPGEPLTTSYGQDLYRHIFGQDLPAWGVMITQAA
- a CDS encoding universal stress protein encodes the protein MLILAILDRENTAINTLHAAGEIASRLPESHIVILHPRLDTNPDFQSLDEGIPTHAEREAFIQETTQRSDALRDIAARWIQDHDGTVRAQWMEIAGDVRKIVAIEAGRADLVVLSRPLRHDRAEVHKAFAAALYDAEATVLIAPLQRFDTVGLRPVIAWRPSSALQDVLGQADRLLRTAQQVTFLIGEDGRRHVENTPDIIKDLQDAGVPVAVDRFSVTDGHAGEHIREHALTANADLLIMGAYTHPRFLEWLFGGATQDILAHETLPILTHH
- a CDS encoding Rossmann-fold NAD(P)-binding domain-containing protein, whose translation is MTTRVLLAGATGLVGHFVEAGLAPRPDTVVTSLTRRRTPGFDHVIDFERLCMAPEMTLRDVAPSGADVAISCLGTTIRTAGSQATMFHVDQDYVLAFARGAHALGARQFILVSSVGAGGPGFYLRTKGRIERDIEALGFRRMDIVRSGMLLGQRAETRPMEAVGQRLTAVVAPLMVGKLSRYGAIQAQTVATAMVRLVDQAGDGCRIYGDADLHRIAA
- a CDS encoding coniferyl aldehyde dehydrogenase; translation: MSDTVSAQTSSADLSRLLERQRAAFLRAGPPGAQQRRADLWRLKAEILKRRIEIVRALKIDFGQRSERESAIVELIPLVQSINYMIRHVGHWMKREWRHVSPYFRFGRAWVVRQPVGVVGIIGPWNYPVTLALVPLATAIAAGNRAMLKPSEFTPATSAVIGEIVQAVFPPERVSVVMGAVETGAAFSALPFDHLLFTGSTAVGKKVTVAAARNLTPVTLELGGKSPVVIEPGFSMTRVAERMAFGKLTNAGQTCIAPDYVLLHENDKGAFASAYQAAVKKLYPGGYAGSADYTAILNQHHYERLSSLVRDAETRGARVIRMGSDSTADHVLAPVLLVDVTPQMAAMQEEIFGPVLPVQTYRTLDEAIAFINARPRPLALYYFGDDGTARNRVLSRTVSGNVTLNGTLLHIAQDDLPFGGVGDSGIGAYHGKEGFIALTHARGVYRQGRFNAATLLQPPFGKLAAFITNFLLR
- a CDS encoding TetR/AcrR family transcriptional regulator — translated: MSETKDRPYHHGNLRRVLIDTALAMLAADQNWAFTLREVARRTGVSHAAPYKHFRDREELLRELARIGFVQLGEVMEDAIVKDALSMRAKFIAGAAACIAFAVFNPGLYRLMFSSDADKTADPHLHDAAMRIFRILLQLLEDGQRDGSFRPVALNAQAAASWAQVHGLAMLAISGQLLEEKVGPEPVRAALDVLLDGVCREK
- a CDS encoding TetR/AcrR family transcriptional regulator, with product MARPREFDEDRVLDAAMETFWRKGYEGTSAQDLVDATGLGRGSLYAAYANKQGIFEQALRRYHKRAQGHVDQLRESGSPVEHLRELMQGIVDADLGASEKRGCLATNSAIEVASRDPHIADLVRENFNILTRGIEETIRRGQDAGEIRSTTDAETLALFVFNAVQGLRVLTSTASAQDRGKLTTIIDQTLTALT